The following proteins come from a genomic window of Maribacter sp. HTCC2170:
- a CDS encoding lysoplasmalogenase, which translates to MNDKHLIKPWFAILLLMQLVVAGIAIATDIIYFKIGVAGLGIIALMYAHKHHLNKVLDVWVVAIAFGASMVGDCFLSSMNGNSSMFMIGIAFYLLAHIGYLLFSVLNGIIKRGLTVGILIAFLIFYFLALYPSIPDKLLALIVLFYLVVSCVSVGAAFGIKACPKVKWPFVIGIALVLFSDTIISLKEFVKYNSLDFMILPTYYLAQIGITLGLYYKSLRKEMHL; encoded by the coding sequence ATGAATGACAAACATCTAATAAAGCCTTGGTTTGCAATACTGCTGTTAATGCAATTGGTTGTAGCTGGTATTGCTATTGCAACCGATATTATTTATTTTAAAATCGGTGTGGCCGGTCTTGGTATCATAGCCCTAATGTATGCACACAAACATCACTTGAATAAGGTTTTAGACGTATGGGTAGTTGCAATAGCATTTGGGGCATCTATGGTGGGGGATTGTTTCCTTTCCAGTATGAACGGCAACAGCTCAATGTTCATGATCGGAATTGCCTTTTACTTATTGGCCCACATTGGATACTTATTGTTTTCGGTGCTTAACGGTATAATTAAACGGGGATTAACTGTGGGCATTCTAATTGCCTTTTTGATTTTCTATTTTTTAGCCTTATATCCTAGCATTCCAGATAAATTATTGGCGCTTATCGTCTTGTTCTATTTGGTTGTTTCCTGCGTGTCGGTAGGAGCTGCATTTGGTATTAAAGCTTGTCCAAAAGTTAAATGGCCCTTTGTTATTGGAATAGCATTGGTCTTGTTTTCAGACACTATTATATCCTTAAAGGAATTTGTAAAGTACAATTCCCTTGATTTTATGATATTACCCACCTATTACCTTGCACAAATTGGTATTACTCTTGGGTTATATTATAAAAGTTTAAGGAAAGAGATGCATCTATAA
- a CDS encoding DNA alkylation repair protein, whose product MKKIALPETPHSIQKGVPLKLVLDRLAVTQLANNLQAVYSPFMKDDFIENVIQKIEPLTLKERGSMIAAAMRNHLPNNYTKAISILIKSLTPPLERTDKLGLSGLFYMPHVSFVALYGLDIDYNKNIDPFDVSMKAQYELTKRFSSEFSIREFLITRPERTFGVLNEWIYNSNPHVRRLCSEGTRPRLPWAKKIQSLVIDPSPSFRILEELKNDPDLYVRRSVANHVGDIAKDNLEIALIMCESWLSDLSNELKWVIRHALRHPAKKGNKDALKIRALAKKN is encoded by the coding sequence ATGAAGAAAATCGCATTGCCAGAAACCCCTCATTCCATTCAAAAGGGAGTCCCTTTGAAGCTGGTTCTTGACAGACTAGCGGTAACGCAGTTAGCTAATAACTTACAAGCAGTATATAGTCCTTTTATGAAAGATGACTTCATTGAAAATGTTATACAGAAAATCGAACCTCTTACGCTCAAAGAAAGAGGAAGTATGATTGCAGCTGCTATGAGAAATCATTTGCCCAACAACTATACAAAGGCAATTTCAATTCTTATTAAGTCATTAACACCACCTCTTGAACGTACTGATAAACTTGGATTATCCGGACTATTCTATATGCCTCATGTCTCATTTGTTGCATTGTATGGTCTCGATATAGACTATAACAAGAACATAGATCCTTTTGACGTTTCTATGAAAGCCCAATATGAACTGACGAAAAGGTTTTCATCAGAATTTTCAATTCGTGAATTCCTTATTACTCGACCAGAAAGGACATTTGGAGTATTGAATGAATGGATTTACAATTCCAATCCACATGTGCGCAGATTGTGTTCAGAGGGTACAAGGCCCAGGTTACCATGGGCAAAGAAAATACAGTCTTTAGTGATTGACCCAAGTCCCTCATTCAGAATACTCGAAGAATTGAAGAACGACCCTGATTTATATGTAAGAAGAAGTGTTGCAAATCACGTTGGCGACATTGCGAAAGACAACTTGGAAATAGCCCTAATCATGTGTGAGTCATGGCTAAGTGATTTATCAAACGAACTTAAGTGGGTAATTAGACACGCACTTAGGCATCCAGCTAAGAAGGGAAACAAGGATGCTTTAAAAATTAGAGCTTTAGCAAAGAAAAACTGA